A genomic window from Methylobacterium nodulans ORS 2060 includes:
- a CDS encoding calcium-binding protein, with product MHRDLAARRASAQIDADGSIYYPDLGYGVIRDYHEFAFRNLGGTVPDGQGVTIEAWTAYAPIEVLGTSTWERMLADSLVEQLGVGAGVAAQMVVATWTPLMSGMSFEKQPLAERWLDTLWQARSAPFAEGSPLAFPTEVENAYIVMGTRGDDTLRANEEAAQGRDIMLLGLNGNDTITAAQSGGYVDAGAGDDLIIGQGSNAKVDGGSGFDSLQLNAPDATSKAYIFIDDAYYDKFSGGSYYFTTRPHSTTSGIEGERFARIETLAGTSGDDRFLVYTLSTQVLPNITLDAGPGIDEISLEFLGDLPVVVDLLQTRNSAEILGVTDPGSITFNLSNFENVTTGKGNDIVFGSNSDNAISVGDGRNEAHGRDGNDRLSGGKGIDRLYGDRGKDEILGHDGNDLLDGGDNDDKLYGMEGDDILQGGSGNDFLTGGSGKDLLDGGAGDNELFAYEAEGGDTLRGALETTGFMHQAATIFLKVEMV from the coding sequence ATGCATCGAGATCTCGCTGCCCGGCGAGCTAGCGCTCAGATTGATGCAGACGGCAGTATCTATTACCCGGACCTCGGCTACGGCGTCATTCGAGACTATCACGAATTCGCCTTCCGCAATCTCGGGGGTACGGTTCCGGACGGGCAGGGCGTCACGATTGAGGCTTGGACCGCTTACGCCCCTATCGAGGTCTTGGGCACGAGCACATGGGAGAGAATGCTAGCGGACTCATTGGTCGAGCAGCTTGGGGTCGGCGCGGGCGTTGCTGCGCAGATGGTCGTTGCCACCTGGACCCCCCTGATGTCGGGAATGTCGTTTGAGAAGCAGCCCTTAGCGGAGCGCTGGCTGGATACGCTTTGGCAGGCGCGATCCGCGCCCTTCGCAGAGGGATCGCCACTCGCCTTCCCGACGGAAGTGGAGAATGCCTACATTGTCATGGGCACCCGTGGTGACGATACGCTGAGGGCCAACGAGGAGGCAGCACAAGGCCGAGATATCATGCTTCTCGGCTTGAATGGGAATGACACGATCACCGCGGCCCAATCGGGAGGATATGTCGACGCCGGCGCTGGAGATGACCTCATCATCGGCCAGGGCTCTAATGCGAAAGTCGACGGCGGATCAGGTTTTGATAGCCTACAGCTCAATGCTCCCGATGCAACATCGAAGGCTTATATTTTTATTGATGACGCTTATTACGATAAGTTCTCCGGCGGATCATACTATTTTACTACAAGACCACACTCAACGACATCCGGCATCGAAGGTGAGCGATTTGCACGCATCGAAACCCTTGCAGGGACATCCGGCGATGACAGGTTTTTGGTTTACACTTTATCGACACAGGTTCTGCCAAATATAACCTTGGATGCCGGCCCCGGGATAGACGAGATCTCACTAGAATTTTTGGGCGATCTTCCTGTAGTGGTTGATCTTCTGCAAACCCGCAATTCAGCAGAAATCCTAGGAGTCACTGATCCCGGTAGTATCACATTCAACCTGAGCAATTTTGAGAATGTGACCACCGGTAAAGGGAATGACATTGTCTTTGGAAGCAACTCGGACAATGCAATATCCGTTGGGGATGGACGTAACGAGGCGCATGGCCGCGACGGGAATGATAGGCTTTCTGGCGGAAAAGGCATCGACCGATTGTATGGCGACCGAGGAAAAGACGAAATATTAGGCCATGATGGCAATGATCTCCTCGACGGTGGAGACAATGACGACAAATTATACGGAATGGAAGGCGACGACATACTTCAGGGAGGGAGCGGCAATGATTTCCTGACCGGCGGCTCTGGTAAAGATCTTCTGGACGGCGGCGCAGGCGATAACGAACTGTTTGCGTATGAAGCGGAGGGTGGCGATACCCTCCGGGGGGCGCTGGAAACGACCGGCTTCATGCATCAGGCGGCAACAATCTTCTTGAAGGTGGAGATGGTATAG
- a CDS encoding DUF2493 domain-containing protein has translation MLDSPVSSFTDHHGAGQGGHLLEELLTHHYRPFEQDADPRPLPEPEAVESAMLGAMNALADVFAGTRLEDDASDLLWGFVNLFHRRAEQLDRKLDDNELAQRQSQGEQDGSEVRSVELERLIALGLSLTERRNAFEFARDAAAEVYRVHTGSLWRPRSGSQVNHRTMTAAMIDSRDFLAAKRKAETEILVPPGPRIAFTGGQDYQDVERIWVVLDRVKAKHPGMVLLHGGSPKGAELIAAKWADSRQVPQVAFRPDWTKHGKAAPFRRNDALLEAMPIGVVHFPGGGISDNLADKARAKGIPVQRGVRAGA, from the coding sequence ATGCTCGACTCCCCCGTTTCCTCCTTCACGGATCACCATGGCGCCGGTCAGGGCGGCCACCTGCTGGAGGAGCTGCTGACGCACCACTACCGCCCCTTCGAGCAGGACGCCGATCCGCGCCCGCTGCCGGAGCCCGAGGCAGTCGAGAGCGCGATGCTCGGCGCCATGAACGCCCTGGCCGACGTCTTCGCCGGCACCCGCCTCGAGGACGATGCCTCGGACCTGCTCTGGGGCTTCGTCAACCTCTTCCACCGGCGGGCCGAACAGCTCGACCGCAAGCTCGACGACAACGAGCTGGCGCAGCGCCAGTCCCAGGGCGAGCAGGACGGCAGCGAGGTCCGCTCGGTCGAGCTGGAACGGCTGATCGCGCTGGGGCTCAGCCTGACGGAGCGGCGCAACGCCTTCGAGTTCGCCCGCGACGCCGCGGCCGAGGTCTATCGCGTCCACACCGGCTCGCTCTGGCGCCCCCGCTCCGGCTCGCAGGTCAACCACCGCACCATGACGGCGGCGATGATCGACAGCCGGGACTTCCTCGCGGCCAAGCGCAAGGCCGAGACCGAGATCCTGGTGCCGCCGGGGCCGCGGATCGCCTTCACCGGCGGCCAGGACTATCAGGACGTGGAACGGATCTGGGTGGTGCTCGACCGGGTGAAGGCGAAGCACCCCGGCATGGTGCTGCTGCACGGCGGCAGCCCGAAGGGAGCGGAGCTGATCGCGGCGAAGTGGGCCGACAGCCGCCAGGTGCCGCAGGTGGCGTTCCGTCCCGACTGGACGAAGCACGGCAAGGCCGCCCCCTTCCGGCGCAACGACGCGCTGCTGGAGGCGATGCCGATCGGGGTCGTCCATTTCCCGGGCGGCGGCATCAGCGACAACCTCGCCGACAAGGCTCGCGCCAAGGGCATTCCGGTGCAGCGGGGCGTGCGGGCCGGCGCTTAG
- a CDS encoding DUF7146 domain-containing protein: MPSHPAAELARRLGEIAEVVCRHYLSNGRRQGRYWLVGDVNNSAGSSLYVRLTGPSSGKGARGRWVDAASGEYGDLLDLIRLNRGHDDWRETLEEAREFLRLPRPARPEASGQGGPALATRDTVEAARRLFRSGRSVAGTPAATYLAGRGLARAIGLPALRYHPRCYHRVSDDEPSQQHPALLAAVTDLHGTVTGVARTWLAPDGRGKAALADPRRSLGHQLGHGVRFPGAVPDTLVAGEGLETTLSVHAVMPAISAAAALSANHLAALVLPPGLRRLYVARDGDPEGVRAYTTLRARAEAAGVPEVWELVPAADDFNTDLMARGPGGLALHLAPQLAEQDAMHFLRLEAIEPDAVV; this comes from the coding sequence ATGCCGTCGCATCCGGCAGCCGAGCTCGCGCGCCGTCTCGGCGAGATCGCCGAGGTGGTCTGCCGTCACTACCTCTCCAATGGCCGCCGGCAGGGCCGCTACTGGCTCGTCGGCGATGTGAACAACAGCGCCGGCTCGTCCCTGTACGTGCGCCTGACCGGCCCCAGCTCCGGCAAGGGCGCGCGCGGCCGATGGGTCGATGCCGCGAGCGGCGAGTACGGCGACCTCCTCGACCTGATCCGGCTCAACCGCGGCCACGACGACTGGCGCGAGACCCTGGAGGAGGCGCGCGAATTCCTGCGCCTGCCGAGGCCCGCCCGGCCGGAGGCCTCAGGCCAGGGCGGACCGGCGCTTGCGACGCGTGACACGGTGGAGGCTGCCCGGCGCCTGTTCCGGTCCGGGCGATCCGTGGCCGGCACGCCCGCAGCCACCTACCTCGCCGGGCGTGGGCTCGCCCGCGCCATCGGCCTGCCCGCCCTGCGCTACCATCCGCGCTGCTACCATCGTGTCTCGGACGACGAGCCATCCCAGCAGCATCCAGCCCTGCTGGCCGCCGTCACCGACCTGCACGGCACGGTCACCGGCGTCGCCCGCACTTGGCTTGCTCCGGACGGGCGCGGCAAGGCGGCGCTGGCCGACCCGCGGCGCTCTCTCGGCCACCAGCTCGGCCACGGGGTCCGGTTCCCCGGCGCCGTGCCGGACACGCTGGTGGCCGGCGAGGGGCTGGAGACCACGCTATCGGTGCACGCCGTGATGCCGGCGATCTCAGCGGCGGCGGCCCTCTCGGCCAACCACCTCGCCGCCCTCGTCCTTCCTCCCGGCCTGCGGCGCCTCTATGTCGCCCGCGACGGCGATCCGGAGGGCGTGCGCGCCTACACGACCCTGCGAGCCCGGGCCGAGGCCGCCGGCGTCCCCGAGGTATGGGAGCTCGTGCCGGCGGCCGATGACTTCAACACCGACCTGATGGCGCGCGGCCCGGGCGGCCTGGCGCTCCATCTCGCGCCCCAGCTCGCGGAGCAGGATGCGATGCACTTCCTCCGCCTCGAGGCCATCGAGCCTGACGCGGTGGTCTGA
- a CDS encoding MucR family transcriptional regulator produces the protein MVNQVAQQPDEAIVRTATIVMAYVSNNSLRPAELPDLIASVHAAIGRGRAPEPAEPQTPRATPAQIRRSISHEALISFEDSKPYKSLRRHLTTRGLTPEQYRAKWGLPPDYPMVAAAYSEERSALARAAGLGRKRAAVRPPAR, from the coding sequence GTGGTCAATCAGGTCGCGCAGCAGCCGGATGAAGCGATCGTCCGGACGGCCACAATCGTGATGGCCTACGTGTCCAACAACAGTCTCCGACCCGCCGAGCTGCCGGACCTGATCGCCTCCGTTCATGCGGCGATCGGTAGGGGCCGGGCACCTGAGCCCGCCGAGCCGCAGACGCCCCGGGCGACGCCGGCGCAGATCCGCCGCTCGATCTCGCATGAGGCGCTGATCAGCTTCGAGGACAGCAAGCCCTACAAGTCGCTCAGGCGGCACCTGACGACGCGCGGCCTGACACCCGAGCAATACCGCGCGAAATGGGGCCTGCCGCCCGACTACCCGATGGTGGCGGCGGCCTATTCGGAAGAGCGCTCCGCACTCGCACGGGCGGCCGGCCTCGGCCGCAAGCGGGCCGCGGTCAGGCCGCCCGCCCGGTGA
- a CDS encoding type II toxin-antitoxin system VapC family toxin encodes MVIDTSAIVAIALDEPEAAGFERKIADDPVRLISAATVLEAAMVLETRLGEAGGSELDLWLHKAEVEIVAVEPEHADRARRAWRRYGKGRHSAGLNFGDCFSYALAALTGEPLLFKGNDFSQTDVRAA; translated from the coding sequence ATGGTCATCGACACATCCGCCATCGTCGCAATCGCGCTCGATGAGCCGGAGGCGGCCGGCTTCGAACGCAAGATCGCCGACGACCCTGTGCGTCTGATCTCGGCCGCCACGGTTCTCGAGGCTGCCATGGTGCTGGAAACCCGCCTCGGCGAAGCCGGCGGGAGCGAGCTCGATCTGTGGCTGCACAAGGCCGAGGTCGAGATCGTTGCGGTCGAGCCGGAACACGCTGATCGGGCTCGGCGCGCCTGGCGGCGTTACGGCAAGGGCCGCCATTCCGCCGGGCTGAACTTCGGCGACTGCTTTTCCTATGCGCTTGCCGCCCTGACGGGAGAACCGCTCCTCTTCAAAGGCAACGATTTCTCGCAAACCGACGTTCGGGCCGCATAA
- a CDS encoding type II toxin-antitoxin system VapB family antitoxin: MALSIKDPETERLARTLAERTGETITVATRKALEERLRRVGSDARKAALLEDLAACRRRWSTLPVLDPRSADEILGYDENGLPG; this comes from the coding sequence ATGGCACTGAGCATCAAAGACCCGGAAACCGAGCGGTTGGCGCGAACGCTGGCTGAACGCACAGGAGAAACCATCACGGTCGCCACCCGGAAAGCGCTGGAGGAGCGCCTGCGCCGCGTCGGCTCCGACGCGCGCAAGGCGGCGCTGCTCGAAGATCTGGCCGCCTGCCGTCGCCGGTGGAGCACCCTCCCTGTCCTCGACCCCCGCAGCGCCGACGAGATCCTCGGCTATGACGAGAACGGATTGCCAGGCTGA
- a CDS encoding ParB/RepB/Spo0J family partition protein, whose translation MAASKKITLASARTIPFDKLVLSQANVRRISHGQTIEQLAEDIAHRGLLQSLCVRPVLDADGAETSLFEVPAGGRRFRALERLVKTRRMTKTAPVPCIVREPGSAISAEEDSLAENAMREQLHPLDQFRAFKALIEAGLSEEDVAARFFVTVTIVKQRLKLASVSETLLAAYAAEEMTLQQLMAFTVSPDHAQQEQVWDAIRQQRYPAPAYTIRQMLTREQVPSSDPRAQFVGTEAYEAAGGSVIRDLFSEEGEGWFKDPALLDRLATEKLQLLAAEVRAEGWKWVEVALHFPYGHKNGLSRVFPEPVLTDEETAARDALRAEYDDLEQQHAGDGDLPEEVDARLAELERAIEAFDARAFRYAPADIAIAGAFVSLDHDGELRIERGYVRLGDLPIESPAAPEGDAAGVPEGETPAVQCVVFTIGGAPQGTEPAPEPDEAETDRPLTERHMMELTTYRTLALREALADDPDAAFLAVLHAMVLRVFHLSGDSCLEITTRSTSPDRSVEGLATFGPATALQSRRDLWAGQLPRQSAALWDFLLGLDADSRASLFALCAGLSVNAMQLPHDSRPAAIAHGHRVAELVGLAMARHWEPTAANFFGKVTKSRILSAVREARGEQAAQLIDHLKKADMAREAERLLAGSGWLPQPLRTPGLDRGALPAADMDHERGTAASEPEARPEALPAFLAAEDGTDPEVGDRGSYAVAAE comes from the coding sequence ATGGCTGCCAGCAAGAAGATCACCCTCGCGTCCGCCCGCACCATCCCCTTCGACAAGCTGGTGCTCAGCCAGGCCAACGTCCGGCGCATCAGCCACGGCCAGACCATCGAGCAGCTCGCCGAGGACATCGCCCATCGCGGCCTGCTCCAGTCCCTGTGCGTGCGCCCCGTCCTCGACGCTGATGGCGCCGAGACCAGCCTGTTCGAGGTGCCCGCCGGCGGCCGCCGCTTCCGGGCCCTGGAGCGGCTGGTGAAGACCCGGCGCATGACCAAGACCGCCCCGGTGCCCTGCATCGTGCGCGAGCCCGGCAGCGCGATCTCGGCCGAAGAGGACTCGCTGGCCGAGAACGCCATGCGCGAGCAGCTCCACCCCCTCGATCAGTTCCGGGCCTTCAAGGCCCTGATCGAGGCCGGCCTGAGCGAGGAGGACGTCGCCGCCCGCTTCTTCGTCACGGTCACCATTGTGAAGCAGCGCCTCAAGCTCGCCTCGGTCAGCGAGACGCTCCTGGCCGCCTACGCGGCCGAGGAGATGACGCTGCAGCAGCTCATGGCCTTCACGGTGTCGCCCGACCACGCGCAGCAGGAACAGGTGTGGGACGCGATCCGGCAGCAGCGCTATCCCGCTCCGGCCTACACGATCCGCCAGATGCTCACCCGCGAGCAGGTGCCCAGCAGCGACCCCCGGGCGCAGTTCGTGGGCACGGAGGCGTATGAGGCGGCCGGCGGCAGCGTCATCCGGGACCTGTTCTCCGAGGAGGGCGAGGGCTGGTTCAAGGACCCGGCGCTCCTCGACCGCCTCGCCACGGAGAAGCTCCAGCTCCTGGCGGCCGAGGTGCGGGCGGAGGGATGGAAGTGGGTCGAGGTCGCCCTGCACTTCCCCTACGGGCACAAGAACGGCCTGAGCCGCGTCTTTCCCGAGCCGGTGCTCACCGACGAGGAGACAGCCGCCCGCGACGCGCTGCGCGCGGAGTACGATGACCTCGAGCAGCAGCATGCCGGCGACGGCGACCTGCCGGAGGAGGTCGACGCGCGCCTGGCCGAGCTGGAGCGGGCGATCGAGGCCTTCGACGCCCGGGCGTTCCGCTATGCCCCCGCGGACATCGCGATCGCCGGCGCGTTCGTCAGCCTGGACCACGACGGCGAACTGCGGATCGAGCGGGGCTACGTGCGCCTCGGCGACCTGCCGATCGAGAGCCCGGCGGCCCCGGAGGGCGACGCCGCTGGCGTTCCGGAGGGCGAGACGCCCGCGGTGCAGTGCGTGGTGTTCACGATCGGAGGCGCTCCGCAGGGGACTGAACCGGCCCCCGAGCCTGACGAGGCCGAGACGGACCGTCCACTCACCGAGCGGCACATGATGGAGCTGACCACCTATCGCACGCTGGCGCTGCGCGAGGCGCTGGCGGATGACCCCGATGCCGCCTTCCTCGCCGTGCTGCACGCGATGGTGCTGCGGGTGTTCCATCTCTCGGGCGACTCGTGCCTGGAGATCACGACCCGCAGCACGAGCCCGGACCGTTCGGTCGAGGGCCTGGCGACGTTCGGCCCGGCCACTGCGCTCCAGAGCCGGCGGGATCTCTGGGCCGGCCAGTTGCCGCGCCAATCGGCGGCGCTGTGGGATTTCCTGCTGGGTCTCGACGCCGACTCGCGCGCCAGCCTGTTCGCGCTCTGCGCGGGCCTGAGCGTCAATGCCATGCAGCTTCCCCACGACAGTCGGCCGGCGGCCATCGCGCATGGCCACCGCGTCGCCGAGCTGGTGGGGCTCGCCATGGCGCGGCACTGGGAGCCGACGGCGGCCAACTTTTTCGGCAAGGTCACGAAGAGCCGCATCCTGAGCGCGGTGCGGGAGGCCCGGGGCGAGCAGGCGGCCCAGCTCATCGATCACCTGAAGAAGGCCGACATGGCGCGGGAGGCGGAGCGGCTCCTGGCGGGGTCCGGCTGGCTGCCGCAGCCGCTGCGCACGCCGGGGCTCGACCGCGGCGCCCTGCCCGCAGCGGACATGGATCATGAGAGGGGGACCGCAGCCTCCGAGCCGGAGGCCCGGCCGGAGGCGTTGCCGGCGTTCCTGGCCGCCGAGGACGGGACTGATCCGGAGGTTGGCGACCGGGGCTCCTACGCCGTCGCCGCCGAATAG